The Cucumis melo cultivar AY chromosome 6, USDA_Cmelo_AY_1.0, whole genome shotgun sequence genome includes a region encoding these proteins:
- the LOC103483694 gene encoding non-specific lipid transfer protein GPI-anchored 20-like, which produces MLPQELSQMASFVLLTRTIPLLAVAFAVVILPVLGQINSPCSPSIIARFTPCMNLLTNSTANGTSPTSDCCDYLRSLTGSGMDCLCLIVTASVPFQLPINRSLAISLPRACNMPGVPVQCRASAAPIPAPGPIPLGSALSPEASPSPQGSGIPQPVTPAQSPETDTTEFLTPPSTEGGAETPTSTTDAGNGISPDLTPSSSTMPSYNFYLLALALSCVALKLN; this is translated from the exons ATGCTTCCTCAAGAACTATCCCAAATGGCCTCATTCGTTCTCCTCACTCGAACAATTCCGCTGCTCGCTGTAGCTTTTGCAGTAGTGATTCTTCCAGTTTTGGGTCAAATCAATTCACCCTGCAGTCCCTCCATCATTGCCCGCTTCACTCCTTGTATGAACTTGCTCACAAACAGCACAGCAAATGGCACTTCACCAACTTCTGACTGTTGTGATTATCTAAGGTCGCTCACCGGCTCAGGAATGGACTGTCTCTGCCTCATTGTCACTGCAAGCGTTCCCTTCCAACTACCCATCAATCGGTCGTTGGCGATTTCTCTTCCTCGAGCTTGTAACATGCCCGGCGTCCCTGTCCAATGCAGAG CCTCTGCTGCTCCCATTCCAGCTCCAG gTCCTATTCCACTTGGTTCAGCTCTTTCTCCTGAAGCTTCACCATCTCCACAAG GTTCTGGCATCCCTCAACCTGTCACGCCTGCTCAGTCACCGGAAACAGACACTACCGAGTTTCTAACTCCGCCTTCAACTGAGGGAGGAGCTGAAACTCCAACCTCAACCACCGATGCTGGCAATGGGATTTCACCAGACCTGACTCCCTCATCTAGCACCATGCCTTCTTACAACTTCTACCTTCTGGCGTTGGCATTAAGCTGTGTGGCTTTGAAGCTAAACTAG
- the LOC103483695 gene encoding non-specific lipid transfer protein GPI-anchored 5, translated as MEYTRMVAGLVAVIVAVHWAGAAAQSDCTNVLISMAPCLNYITGNSSTPSQSCCTQLSSVVRSQPQCLCQVLNGGGASLGVNINQTQALALPQACNVQTPSVSSCNVDSPAGSPAGAPDSSNNVPSGTGSKTVPSTDNGSSDGSSIHLSKPLLFSILLASIYASAFKLY; from the exons ATGGAATACACAAGGATGGTGGCGGGTCTAGTTGCGGTTATCGTTGCTGTGCACTGGGCAGGAGCAGCTGCACAGTCCGACTGTACAAATGTGCTGATCAGTATGGCACCTTGCCTGAATTATATTACAGGGAACTCCTCTACCCCATCACAATCATGCTGCACACAGCTTTCAAGTGTTGTCCGTTCACAGCCACAGTGCTTGTGCCAGGTCCTGAATGGTGGTGGAGCGTCGCTTGGGGTGAATATCAACCAAACGCAGGCCCTAGCTCTGCCCCAAGCTTGCAACGTTCAGACTCCATCTGTCAGCAGCTGCAATG TTGATTCTCCCGCCGGCTCTCCAGCAGGAGCACCAGACTCTTCAAACAATGTTCCTTCAG GAACTGGATCTAAGACTGTTCCATCAACAGACAATGGCTCATCAGACGGAAGCTCCATCCATTTGTCAAAACCTCTACTATTCTCCATCTTGTTGGCTTCTATATATGCTTCAGCTTTCAAGTTGTACTGA
- the LOC103483696 gene encoding protein CDC73 homolog, with product MDPLSALRDFTIRGELDKIVRVNDEFRFASDYSFPCSVETAYRSKQGNLYTLETLVYYIKNHHVKHTEYLQNARTQGITSVTFPDRKPLLDYLTGKVSSSDAIEFLVPQNPKFPDLPSVDEYRPEDPVIVGAAMDAVDEDDGFKDSTNVDYMTMIRAIERPLKDRESLLECKNRNFYNVLVTSTKREEERQRLESQQRKDGLVAKSRLMGSDDRGLVGYGDDLGYDANPKPKMHLKGGKIGEGVPIILVPSAFQTLITIYNVKEFLEDGVFIPTDVKVKQMKGARPDCVTVQKKFSRDRDRVVTAYEVRDKPSALKSEDWDRVVAVFVLGKEWQFKDWPFKDHVEIFNKIIGFYMRFEDDSLESAKNVKQWNVKIISISKNKRHQDRAAALEVWDRLEEFVRSRSHS from the exons ATGGATCCTCTCTCAGCTCTCCGAGATTTCACCATTCGAGGCGAGCTAGACAAAATCGTCCGAGTCAACGACGAGTTCCGTTTCGCCTCCGATTATTCCTTCCCTTGCTCCGTCGAAACCGCTTACCGCTCCAAACAAGGCAATCTTTACACACTCGAAACCCTCGTCTATTACATCAAAAATCACCATGTCAAGCACACTGAGTACCTTCAAAACGCTCGCACTCAGGGAATTACTTCCGTCACTTTCCCTGACCGGAAGCCTCTGCTTGATTATCTTACCGGCAAGGTTTCCTCCTCCGATGCCATCGAGTTTCTTGTACCTCAGAATCCCAAGTTTCCCGATTTGCCCTCTGTGGATGAGTATCGTCCTGAAGACCCGGTGATTGTTGGAGCAGCTATGGATGCGGTTGACGAGGACGATGGTTTTAAGGATTCTACTAATGTTGATTATATGACTATGATTAGAGCTATTGAGAGACCGTTGAAGGACAGGGAATCGTTGTTGGAATGTAAGAATAGGAATTTCTATAACGTGCTTGTGACGTCGACGAAGCGTGAGGAGGAGAGGCAGCGTCTTGAATCTCAACAGAGGAAGGATGGCTTGGTTGCTAAGAGTAGGCTGAtgggttctgatgacaggggtCTGGTGGGATATGGTGATGATTTGGGTTATGATGCGAATCCGAAACCGAAAATGCATTTGAAGGGAGGAAAGATTGGAGAAGGCGTGCCTATAATTCTGGTTCCGAGTGCTTTTCAGACTCTGATCACAATATATAATGTGAAAGAGTTTTTGGAAGATGGTGTGTTTATACCCACGGATGTTAAGGTCAAGCAGATGAAAGGGGCGAGGCCTGATTGTGTGACCGTGCAGAAGAAGTTCAGCAGGGATAGAGATAGAGTGGTGACCGCGTATGAGGTTAGGGACAAGCCTTCAGCTCTCAAATCAGAGGACTGGGACCGTGTTGTAGCTGTTTTCGTACTGGGAAAGGAATGGCAGTTCAAAGATTGGCCTTTCAAGGACCATGTGGAGATTTTCAATAAAA TTATTGGATTTTATATGCGTTTTGAAGACGACAGTTTGGAATCAGCTAAGAATGTGAAGCAGTGGAATGTTAAAATTATTTCG ATTAGCAAGAACAAGCGGCACCAAGACAGAGCTGCAGCATTGGAGGTGTGGGATAGGTTAGAAGAATTTGTAAGGTCACGGTCTCATTCTTGA